TATTTCCAGCCAAAGCCAGTTTTCCAGATATATTGGATATTTTTATACCTGAAGATGTATTGGGAGTTCCATCAAAATTGGTAATAGAAGTTGCGATAAAATCCGGCGTTGGCAGATTCTCAGTACCTCCTTCAAGCGCTGCTTCCTGTATCAGATAAGTTTGCTGAGGGCCAAGAGTAAAATCCGGAAGAGTGTGGTACTGTGTAAAAGCCCCTACTGCAGGAGCATACTGTATACTTGCTCCCGTTAAAGATATTAAATTTGTTCCAACATTTTTGAGCATAATATAACTATTCTTCAATGCAGTTCCAGAATCAGCATTACCGCCATAGATCTCATTGATAACAATTTGGGCGTTCGAAAATGCTGTTGCCAACACCGTCCCAACAATAGTAAATATTTTTTTCATCATTTTAATTTTAGAAATGGTTTTCTAATAAAAATATCAAAAACAGTACCAGTTCTTTTAAAGAATTAAATATAAAAAAGGCCGGTTATTTTGATTAAAATAACCGGCCTTTTTATAGTTTTTTTTGTTATTGCTTTAAAATTTTCTTAACAATAATATTACCATTTTGATTAATTTGAACAAAATTAACTCCTACAGGTAATTTTGAAGCATCAAAAGTAGCAAAGTCTCTTACTTTTTGGCTATCAATTATTTGTCCTGAAGTAGAAATAATTTTTACTTCCGCATTACCTGTTAAATATAAGTCAAAAGAATTTTTCACTAAAGTATTGGAAATCTTAATACTGTTTTTTAGAATCTCCGGACTTTTTGTTCCTAAACTACCAGCTGCTGCCAATACTATATCATCAAAATAAATAGCACCTGTAGTGACATTATTCTGAGCATACACTCTTAAGCTTACTCTTAGCGTTACTGTACCAGGAAGCGTCGTTGTAGTAGCTGTAGTATTTACCCATGCGGCATTATCTGTAGTATATGTTGAAGGCTGAAAAGGATTTCCTGCTGCCGGAGAAATATTTGCCGTTGCACTTCTAAACTGGACCCAATGTCTTGCTCTGGCATTAGGATCATTATCAAGAACCCAGTAAGATAAAGTATATTCTGTATTCTCAGCCACAGGAACATCTACGTAATCCAGATTTCCATTTGTAGTTGCCGAGACTGGAGAAATCTTAACTGAATTACTTCCACTATGCACAATTGATGTTTCTTTAGCCCCCCTGCCATACTAAACCAACCATCTGGTTTAACAGAAGCGTCTGTCCAGGTTTCAAGACCACCATTCGTTATAAGGTTTTGAGCGTTTGAGCACGTAAATGCTGCGACGGCTGCTAAAACTGTAAAGATCTTTTTCATAAATATTTTTTTTTAATACATCATAAAACTACAAAAAAAGCGCTATTCAAATTGAACAGCGCTACATATTTAACAATTAGTTAATTAATGATACTATTTTTTAATCACTTTCTCAGAAACATTTTTCCCATTTACCGTTCCTGTTACAATATAAGTACCTTCTTTAAGGTCGGAAACATTCAATGATTGATTTTCAGACACAGCAGCCGATTTTACAACCTGACCTGCAATATTAAAGATCTTAACATCAGATTTAGCTCCGAAGGTAATATCATTATTTACAACAGTATTCTTAACGAAAACAGCTTTAGATTTATT
This genomic window from Chryseobacterium sp. MEBOG06 contains:
- a CDS encoding T9SS type A sorting domain-containing protein → MHSGSNSVKISPVSATTNGNLDYVDVPVAENTEYTLSYWVLDNDPNARARHWVQFRSATANISPAAGNPFQPSTYTTDNAAWVNTTATTTTLPGTVTLRVSLRVYAQNNVTTGAIYFDDIVLAAAGSLGTKSPEILKNSIKISNTLVKNSFDLYLTGNAEVKIISTSGQIIDSQKVRDFATFDASKLPVGVNFVQINQNGNIIVKKILKQ
- a CDS encoding T9SS type A sorting domain-containing protein, whose translation is MMKKIFTIVGTVLATAFSNAQIVINEIYGGNADSGTALKNSYIMLKNVGTNLISLTGASIQYAPAVGAFTQYHTLPDFTLGPQQTYLIQEAALEGGTENLPTPDFIATSITNFDGTPNTSSGIKISNISGKLALAGNIVQVTGPTASNVLDFVGYGSGADQFKGEGPAPSLTTTTAIKRISENNSDNMTEFFLEGNVKAGFVQNPFIKDNTIVFGTEVRDVKVYDTFRQVVKKSPTKLASMLDISELPKGTYIVTGTIDNAPISQKIIKD